The Magnolia sinica isolate HGM2019 chromosome 11, MsV1, whole genome shotgun sequence DNA window AGGCATGTCATCTTAGTCATTACAGTGAATGGAATAATCGAAAAAATGATGAATGACATTACATACCTAGCTCTTCGATTTTGGAACCAAACCTCGACTTGCCGTGGCCGTAGATTCAATTGCTTGGCTAGGGCTTGCTTTTGTTTCTGACCGTCAAAGAGAAAAAGATAAGCCCATCATTCTCATAGCCTTGCATTAGCTATTTGATGTCTGAAAAAGATAATAAAAAGATTACCGGATTAAGTGTGCTATGCTCCTTGAAATTATCTTCCAAGAGGGCGGATTGCTCTTTGGTGAGTCTAAGCTTCTTTCTCACACAAGCCTCTtcatcttcatcatttaaacGTGGAGAAATCCTCTCTAGCTCGATATCGTCGCCCCCTCCATCCCTTTCTCTCTTGATACAGGTATTAGAGAACAATGAGACAGCTCCATGTGGTGAAGATTGCCGAATCGCCTCCAACGGATCTTCGAATGCGTTGTTTTCGTCGATCTTCTTCGATTCTTTGTATGTGTATGTGTCATCAGGTAGGCTTAAGGTTAATGAAGGCTCAAGGATCATCGAAAACAGACGATCGGATTTATCTAACGGGTGCCGATGGTTGCGATTCGGGCTCAAGCCACCCTCTACCTTGGCTACACTGCCTAATCCAAGAACAAGGCCAGTGTCACACAAATCCTCATGGCCCATTTTAGGTTTGCACTAGAATTTCAAGGATTTTAGGTGGAAATATGAAGGAAAGATGAATGGAAGTTTGATTATTAATGAAAGGTATGAGTGGAGGAATTTGAATTATGGTGATGGAAATCATGAAATTCCGAATATCACTCTACCTAGGTTGACCATGACAACCTACTCTAAGTATTAtagtgaaataaaataaataaaataaaatgaaaagcaAATGGCCTATCTCTCTTTTTGATAGGATGATGAGAGAGAGGAGTATGTGGATCCACATGGGGTGTGGCATGGCCATCACATTCCTAGTATACATGGGCTGCATCTTTGCACAGTTTACATGGGTTTTTTATTTTgagaagtgggtcccattgttcAGTAATCAAGACCATTGGTATGTTTTGTCCCACTGTAGGTGGACTATGCCTTGAAAATGTCTTTGATGGGATGATCATAACCTTTTGATTTGTGTCCTAGGGATAGATGGCTCAGAGAAGAAATAGATTAACGGTCCACATTAAACTGAAAAGGTTCTAATATTGGTTTTTCAGTGTCATTATCCACGTACTCaagagaccaatggtctggattactgaaggATGGGGTCCACTTTTCAGAACTGAAAACCTGCAAAGATGCGGGCTACGTATATCATATGATTCCTCCATATATAAAAACACACCATGGGAATGATTCATATCCCTTCATCACCAACCCACGTACCCCACATTAACCATACCTGTATAGAAGATTGCGTTTGTGATTCGCGCAAGGAGATTTAAAGAAATGAGTCAGCGGAATACATGCCAGCTTGGCTCACACGTGTGGAATCCGAACCGATCATTTAGTGGGGAAGACCATAGAGATAACCTGGTCCATATATCTGGACAAGTAACTTATTCTTCGGGCCACCTTGAAATGAGGAAATGGAAGGTTAGAAAAACATAAAACTTACGAGTATGAACATTTGAGGAATGGAACATTCTACATCATTGAGAAAGGCATGCTTGCATAGAACCCCACCTAATACATAGCCCAGATCTTTTACAAGTCTTCTATGTTAGCATGTGCCCAGCGATTCACCTCTCCAATATATCCTCGCGCGAATACCTTCAGTATTTAGCTTCATTTATATTCTACTCCTAATTACACAAAACTCACCAGGTCCGAAAGAAAGCAGATGAGCTCATTTCGTGTCGTTCGCGACTCGGAAACCAGCGTGTGTCGCCCTCGCACCGGGGCCCATATGCTGAGTGGTCCAATAGACAGTCAAAGGTCCGTACTTTAGTAATAAATCAAATAACATCCTATATTATAAAGTCCTTCACTAATGATCCTAACCTTGGATTTTTAGAATTAAATACAAGCCactgaaattttcttttcattggtaTAAAATCATCCAGAAAGAGTGATGTTCAAAGTAATAATTTCACCATATATTTCTTAAGGTAATCCATATAGAATATATTCCATGACATGGACAGTTTTGATCATCATATAAATTAGTATGTGGACCCCAATGAGTGGCGACATACGCTAGAAACTAATTCGCGACAGACAAAAAGAAAACGAGCTCTTTAACGACAACCTTTGTATTCTTCGATTAGCGTTGATTACATAACTACTTTTAAGGGtggagctttgctaagtgcacacgCATCTACGTATCAAGACTCAAGTGACAGACTTGCGTGGATCCACGACGGCTACAACAGGTGGGCTCGCGGTGCATATCCCGCAGCACTGAAATCAGATCGGTCAGCTGGGCATATGGGGTCCACGTATAAAAGTGCCCTACACGTGTGGCAGTCAGCACCAGGTTATCTattcagtgggcccacatgatgaacgactaGTTTATCCTCACAAATTTTGAGGTGGCATAGACACCGTTCAGCAATGATCGAACTGGAATTCTTATTACCTGGGTTCGGTGCACGTTCCTTTGTGGACCCATGTGAGCTCACCTATGATCATCTACAAGTACAACCGTTGGATAGGAGCTTTCTACCACGGATTGATCATGGGCCCGGAATCTCCATGGATGGATCATCAAAGCCATCCAATAAAGGCATCCAAAATGGACGGTACGAATTAAAATAATAGTACCGTCCATTTTGCTGGCCCATAATTGGATGGCTTTCATCATCCAATCGTGGTGAGTTTGAATCAATGAGCAATCAACAATGGACCCGACCTCCCATCAAATGGTCTACCATGATAGTTAAGGGTGCACACAGAACCGATAGAATCCATAAACTGTACGGAGCTGATCAGACTGTACGGTTTAATCATGTTTCAAAGAACGTCGGTTCAgttcaaattttaatttcaaaattcaaaGAACCGGTTTGCTTGGTTTAGTCATGCGGCCTGGAACTAAACTGgagaaccgaacttggaaccgaacccttgatcaataaatatttaaaatttatttttttaatacttaaataaatttataaaaattaaaattaaaaattaaaaaccagttatcaaatggatcacaacaacACAAATAGACATCGGCAGCAAAATCATTTTGGAAACATGGAAGGGTCATAAAAATAAACCATAACAAAATTattatgtgaaaattttcaataaagg harbors:
- the LOC131218823 gene encoding homeobox-leucine zipper protein HAT22-like, with protein sequence MGHEDLCDTGLVLGLGSVAKVEGGLSPNRNHRHPLDKSDRLFSMILEPSLTLSLPDDTYTYKESKKIDENNAFEDPLEAIRQSSPHGAVSLFSNTCIKRERDGGGDDIELERISPRLNDEDEEACVRKKLRLTKEQSALLEDNFKEHSTLNPKQKQALAKQLNLRPRQVEVWFQNRRARTKLKQTEVDCEFLKRCCEALTDENRRLQRELHELKAMNFVSPLYMRLPAATLTMCPSCERIGGGAGNGRGGNYSAKNSFAMPPKSHHLYNPFTHSSAAC